From a region of the Longimicrobium sp. genome:
- a CDS encoding sigma-70 family RNA polymerase sigma factor — MIDVFARAPKAADPASARGALKQLDDSGVVAAFLDGEKRAFGELVERYQTRLLNFVYRTTGDRERAEDLVQETFIRVYRHLHRFDQSKKFSTWVYTIASNLAKNELRNRSRNPLVLFQTIKKNWDADSRPLEWEDNTYRPDDLYRKRHLKSMVENTVDQLPEHHRTVFILREMEGKTYEEIADITGANLGTVKSRLNRARNNFAQLIAPLLD; from the coding sequence ATGATAGACGTCTTCGCCCGCGCACCCAAAGCCGCCGACCCCGCGTCGGCCCGCGGGGCGCTCAAGCAGCTCGACGACAGCGGCGTAGTGGCCGCCTTCCTGGACGGAGAGAAGCGCGCCTTCGGCGAGCTGGTGGAGCGCTACCAGACGCGGCTGCTGAACTTCGTCTACCGCACCACCGGCGACCGCGAGCGCGCGGAAGACCTGGTGCAGGAGACGTTCATCCGGGTGTACCGGCACCTGCACCGCTTCGACCAGAGCAAGAAGTTTTCGACCTGGGTCTACACGATCGCGTCGAACCTGGCGAAGAACGAGCTGCGCAACCGCTCGCGCAACCCGCTGGTGCTCTTCCAGACGATCAAGAAGAACTGGGACGCCGACTCGCGGCCGCTGGAGTGGGAGGACAACACCTACCGTCCGGATGACCTCTACCGGAAGCGCCACCTCAAGAGCATGGTGGAGAACACGGTGGACCAGCTCCCGGAGCATCACCGCACGGTCTTCATCCTCCGCGAAATGGAGGGGAAGACGTACGAGGAGATCGCCGACATCACGGGCGCCAACCTGGGCACCGTCAAGAGCCGCCTGAACCGCGCTCGCAACAACTTCGCCCAGCTCATCGCGCCGCTTCTCGACTGA
- a CDS encoding NUDIX hydrolase, which translates to MSDPTPPAREPGLISRRPVHKGRIVDLGVDTVRFPDGSTGELELIRHSGAAAVLPVLSDPAGGDPQIVLIRQYRYAAGGYLYEVPAGRPDRPGEPWEECARRELREETGLTAGSIRFLTTIWTTPGFTDEQIHLYLATGLTAGETEFDPDEFMETVPLPMSEALRMVRDGEITDGKTICTLLYAAGFVMGM; encoded by the coding sequence ATGAGCGACCCCACACCCCCGGCCCGCGAGCCGGGGCTGATCTCGCGGAGGCCGGTCCACAAGGGGCGCATCGTGGACCTCGGGGTGGACACCGTCCGCTTTCCGGACGGCTCCACGGGCGAGCTGGAGCTGATCCGGCACTCCGGCGCTGCGGCGGTCCTCCCCGTCCTCAGCGACCCGGCGGGCGGCGACCCGCAGATCGTCCTGATCCGCCAGTACCGCTACGCCGCCGGCGGCTACCTGTACGAGGTGCCGGCCGGGCGGCCGGACCGGCCGGGCGAGCCCTGGGAGGAATGCGCGAGGCGCGAGCTTCGCGAAGAGACGGGGCTCACCGCAGGCTCCATCCGCTTCCTCACCACCATCTGGACCACGCCGGGCTTCACGGACGAGCAGATCCACCTCTACCTGGCCACCGGCCTCACGGCGGGCGAGACGGAGTTCGACCCCGACGAGTTCATGGAGACGGTGCCCCTCCCCATGTCCGAAGCGCTGCGCATGGTGCGCGACGGCGAGATCACCGACGGCAAGACCATCTGCACCCTCCTGTACGCGGCGGGGTTCGTGATGGGGATGTAG
- a CDS encoding pitrilysin family protein, translating into MSGADDRAQAPTPGPVRPFHFPAVERTTLANGLEVVVAETRRFPVVTLELVANAGATAEEDATAGVATLTATLLESGAGERTADQIAETADGLGITLDSNTGWDVAQFGFTSLRARLEQGMELLADMARRPTFPDAEVERLRVERLGTLAHRRTDPSALATEIFSRYTYAAHTPFARPVGGTSTTVGALGREQVAAFHAARYAPAGSALVGAGDVGLDELAALAERFFGDWKGESLPAAVPAVTPRSEQATVVVAHRPGAVQSEIRLGHVGVERGAPDYTAITVMNSILGGSFSSRLNMNLRERRGYTYGVSTLWTARRQRGAFYASTAVQTEVTAHAVEEILREIRGMRDAEVSHDELRDARDYLAGVFPLTVETTAGVAARLAGLVTYALPSDYYQGHRERVLSVTTDEVLQAARRRLHPDRAVIVVAGDADQVRAPLEALGIGPVEVVDPAEVLD; encoded by the coding sequence GTGAGCGGGGCGGACGATCGGGCGCAGGCGCCCACGCCGGGGCCGGTGCGCCCCTTCCACTTTCCCGCCGTGGAGCGCACCACGCTCGCCAACGGGCTGGAGGTGGTGGTGGCGGAGACGCGCCGTTTCCCCGTGGTGACGCTGGAGCTGGTGGCCAACGCCGGCGCCACCGCCGAGGAGGATGCCACCGCCGGCGTCGCCACCCTCACCGCCACCCTGCTGGAGTCGGGCGCGGGGGAGCGCACGGCCGACCAGATCGCGGAGACGGCGGACGGGCTGGGGATCACGCTCGACAGCAACACCGGGTGGGACGTGGCGCAGTTCGGCTTCACCTCGCTCCGCGCGCGGCTGGAGCAGGGGATGGAGCTCCTGGCGGACATGGCGCGCCGCCCCACCTTCCCCGATGCGGAGGTGGAGCGGCTACGCGTGGAGCGGCTGGGCACCCTCGCGCACCGCCGCACCGACCCCTCCGCGCTGGCCACGGAGATCTTCAGCCGCTACACCTACGCCGCCCACACGCCCTTCGCGCGTCCCGTGGGCGGCACCTCCACGACCGTGGGCGCGCTCGGTCGCGAGCAGGTGGCCGCCTTCCATGCCGCGCGCTACGCCCCCGCGGGGAGCGCGCTCGTGGGCGCGGGCGACGTGGGATTGGACGAGCTGGCGGCGCTTGCGGAGCGCTTCTTCGGCGACTGGAAGGGGGAGAGCCTTCCCGCCGCCGTCCCCGCGGTCACGCCGCGCAGCGAGCAGGCGACGGTGGTGGTGGCGCACCGGCCCGGCGCGGTGCAGAGCGAGATCCGGCTGGGGCACGTGGGGGTGGAGCGCGGGGCGCCGGACTACACCGCCATCACGGTGATGAACAGCATCCTGGGCGGCTCCTTCTCGTCGCGGCTCAACATGAACCTGCGCGAGCGGCGCGGCTACACGTACGGCGTTAGCACGCTGTGGACGGCGCGGCGGCAGCGGGGCGCCTTCTACGCCTCCACCGCCGTGCAGACCGAGGTCACGGCGCACGCGGTGGAGGAGATCCTGCGCGAGATCCGCGGCATGCGCGACGCCGAGGTGTCGCACGACGAGCTTCGCGACGCGCGCGACTACCTGGCCGGCGTCTTTCCGCTGACGGTGGAGACCACCGCCGGCGTGGCGGCGCGCCTGGCGGGGCTGGTGACGTACGCGCTCCCGAGCGACTACTACCAGGGCCATCGGGAGCGCGTCCTGTCCGTGACGACGGACGAGGTGCTGCAGGCGGCGCGCAGGCGCCTCCATCCTGACCGCGCCGTCATCGTGGTGGCCGGCGACGCGGACCAGGTGCGGGCCCCGCTGGAGGCGCTGGGTATCGGCCCGGTGGAGGTGGTGGACCCCGCCGAAGTGCTGGACTGA